The Natator depressus isolate rNatDep1 chromosome 19, rNatDep2.hap1, whole genome shotgun sequence DNA segment CAACTCACTGAGATCCAGATCAGACTCATGGAAGGAGTAATACTCCTCCGAGCTCcggtggctgctggggagtggtgGCTTTTCTATGCTGTTTCTGAAGGTCTTCTCTGGCAGGGGCTCTTTGTAGCACGAATCTGCATCTGTATGGTTACCAGGGCTCCGGTTCGGATAGACAGGGATCCCCTTCAGTTTCACATCTGGGTAGCTGAAGCTGCTCCCCATGGTGTTCTTTTTGATCTGGTTCCCATTCTTTTCAACAGGGGAGATGTTGGCAGGGCTGTTGCTAGGCACACGTCCATTTTGCTCTCTGTTTCTTCCATCATCAGTTGAAGTCTCCGTGTGACCCATGCAGGGGATGTGAATGCTGCAATTCTTAAAGCAGCCCCCACAGGCCACTATACAGCAGAGAACAGCCTTGGAGGCGTTCCAGGCCTGAGACAAAGAAAGACAGCACAAGCTCTGGGTCTGGGGAGCCTCTGCTGTGCCAGAAATAAAGGTAATTGTTTCTGCCTCCCTCCCGTTGGAGTCTTTGAGGTCAGCTTTGCGGGCTCTCCTGTCCCGTGCTTGCTGTGCCAGCTTGCGGCTCTGTTTGAGTTCAGGTGTGGATTTGCTAAACACCTCCAGGCTGATGTCACACTCTTTGGATGGGTTGATCCTTTGGGGCACAGCATCCTGGTGGGATAGGTTCATCCGGTGCTTGCTGATTATTTCTTGGGGATGTCTTGTTCTCCTGCCCAGCATGGCTCACCACCTCAGGCACCTGAAGAACAAGAAGGTCTCATGTCAAATTTAGAGCCATTGTCACAGTAACTTTGTCTCCAGCCAGCGTCTAAGAATCATCAGAGAAGGACGACACCTGGAtcatttagcccagtggttctcaaactgtgggtgtgGACCCCATAGTGGGTTGCaacctgttttaatggggtcaccagggctggcgttagacttccTGGGGTCTGGggctaaagctgaagcctgagggcttcaagccctgggcggcagggctcaaGCTTCGGCCCGTGGagacagggctcaggttacaggccccccaccaagggctgaagccctcgggctttgacCCCACCACCCTAGGCAGTGagactcaggcaggctcaggcttcggtcccctctcctggggtcatgtagtaatttttgttgtcagaacggggtcatggtgcaatgaagtttgagaaccactgcccaaCCCCTGACCAGGGCAATGTTCCCTGCAGTACTTTTACTA contains these protein-coding regions:
- the KDF1 gene encoding keratinocyte differentiation factor 1; translated protein: MLGRRTRHPQEIISKHRMNLSHQDAVPQRINPSKECDISLEVFSKSTPELKQSRKLAQQARDRRARKADLKDSNGREAETITFISGTAEAPQTQSLCCLSLSQAWNASKAVLCCIVACGGCFKNCSIHIPCMGHTETSTDDGRNREQNGRVPSNSPANISPVEKNGNQIKKNTMGSSFSYPDVKLKGIPVYPNRSPGNHTDADSCYKEPLPEKTFRNSIEKPPLPSSHRSSEEYYSFHESDLDLSELSSSMSSKEIDVLIFKKLTELFSVHQIDELAKCTSDTVFLEKTNKISDLINSITQDYNLDEQDAECRLVRGIIRISTRKSRVRPPISIPATKSHEEKMSRGNPPDSGNETMLESLIPSQDDLAVQISEETTADVIARNMRRFSAAGSPMSRASSYQDTETDSSGAPLLQVYC